In the genome of Myxococcus guangdongensis, the window GACCCGGCTGGGTGTCCCCGAGATGGACGTGGAGGGGCGGCTGCAGCTCGCCCGCTTCGGCAAGCTCACCGTGGCCAACGTGTACTTCCCCAACGGCAATGGGAAGGACCGCGACTTGAGCCGCATCCCGTTCAAGCTGGCCTTCTACCGGCGCCTGTTCGACCAGCTGGAGAAGCCGCTGCGGGACGGTGAGCGGCTGCTGGTCGTGGGCGACTTCAACACCGCGCACCAGGACATCGACCTGGCCCGGCCCCGGGAGAACCGCGAGACGAGCGGCTTTCGTCCCGAGGAGCGCGAGGAGCTGGACCGCTGGCTGCGCGCCGGCTGGGTGGACAGCTTCCGACACTTCCACAAGGGCACCGGCCACTACTCGTGGTGGAGCCAGCGCTTCGGTGTGCGCGAGAAGAACATCGGCTGGCGCATCGACTACGTGCTGGCGTCCCCCGCGGCCATGGCCTTCGTCAAGCGCGCCGCCCTCCATCCCGACGTGTCGGGCTCCGACCACTGCCCGGTGAGCGTGGACCTGGACTCCGCCGTCCGCTGACTCCCCTCGAGGCTCTCAATGAACGCACTGCTCTCCATCTGGACCTGGGTCGAGATTGGCATCGTCGCGCTGGTCGGCTTCTTCGTTCAGCTCGTCATCGCCATCGTCACGTTGCCGTTCGACAGGAAGCGCTACGCGGT includes:
- a CDS encoding exodeoxyribonuclease III, with translation MRVVSWNVNGLRSAHTKGFLPWLSSARAQVVALQEVRARPEQLPNEVRAPARWKTHFSAAERPGYSGVGLFSRDEPDLVETRLGVPEMDVEGRLQLARFGKLTVANVYFPNGNGKDRDLSRIPFKLAFYRRLFDQLEKPLRDGERLLVVGDFNTAHQDIDLARPRENRETSGFRPEEREELDRWLRAGWVDSFRHFHKGTGHYSWWSQRFGVREKNIGWRIDYVLASPAAMAFVKRAALHPDVSGSDHCPVSVDLDSAVR